The Chitinophagales bacterium region GTTTTTCTGTCTTAATGGCAAACTGGAAAATGGTTTTTTTATTTTTTGTTACTGCATTTCTTGTTGGAAGTGTGCAACTGATATACTGGAAAAAGTACGCTGGTTCATGGCTGTATTTTAGCTATGGAGAAGGCCAGACTTTTTCGTGGCTGCATCCGCATGTGCTAAGTGTTCTTTTCAGCTATAAGGTAGGTTGGTTTATTTATACGCCGGTGATGATATTTGCTGTAATCGGTTTTATTACTCTTTACAAAAATCACCTGAATTTATTTTGGTGGGTATTGATTTTTATGGTTGCCTATTTTTATCCAGTAGCTGCCTGGGACAACTGGACGTATGGCGGCAGCTTTTCCATGCGTGCCATGATTGAATCTTACCCAATGCTCTCTTTCTCTATTGCATCTTTAATTGAATTTGTGTTTGAAATAAATATCCTCCTGTTCTTCACTTCCTTTTTTCTAGCAGGATGTATCTGGTTAAACGGCATGTTCTCTTACCAGTTCTACCTCTCCGACAAGGGTTTTTTTGGCGGAGAAACAACTTCGTTCAGATATTATTGGCGAATATTCGGCAAGACTACTATGAACAGAAATGATAAAAAACTTATGGATACAGATGAAGAGATGCCGGAAAAATACGAAAGTGAGCTAAAGGAAATTTATTTTAATGATTTAGAAAACGAGAATCTGCGAACAGATACTGTAAAAGCCTTTTCCGGAAAACATTCTATAATGCTTACTGAAACTAATCAATCTTCTCCGGATATAATGGTTCCAATTTCTTCAGCGCAACATGCCTGGTACCGGGTAAAGGCTAAAGTCTATGCCGAAGAAATGGAGTGGAATACCTGGATGCAAGCTCAAATGATTGTAAGTTTAAAAAATAATGATAAAGAGGTAAAATCAAAAATGATTCGTGTATACCGTATTATAGATCCAGGAAAGTGGGAAGATGTTTTTATTGATATTGATGGCTCTATTCCTAAACCTTATAATTTCTTGCAAGTTACATTCTGGAATGCAAACAGCGGGAAAACTATTTACATTGATGATTTGAGCGTTTCAGAATATAATAATGAAAAATAGATTATTTCAAAACAATTCCGGTTATCCAGAAAAAAACCCGCCGTCCTAAAGTTCTGGCGGGTGAAAGTGGAGCTGGAGGGATTTGAACCCTCGTCCAGACAAGGCCATCATAAGTTTTCTACATGCTTATTCTTTCGTTTATTTTCGAAGAGCGACAGGCGAAAGAAAGCCAATCATCTCTCTTATTTTCTATTTATATCTCGCAGTGAACAAGAAACCAGGTCACCACCAGCCCGACTTTATGATGTTCCGTTGCAGCTTGTCAGGCGCAATCCGCAGGGAACAAACAGCTGAATCCTACATTGAGGATTAGGCAGCCATTGCGTAATTAGAGTTGCCAACTATGGCGTCGGGAGTTAAAGATTAGTGAGCTTGGCTCCCAATGCTCAGCATGCTTGCTTACAAAGAACGATGCTGTCAATTCCGGTCAGCCCCGGTAAAAAGTTAGCTGCAATATTAAGCCTATTTAACGGAATAAGTTAACAGAAAATTTGCTACAGATTAAATAGAATACGAAGAATAATTTAAAGATAATACCATGAGATGGCTTCCTTTGATGTGAATTAACATTCTACATTTGCGTATATTCTATGAGCGAGTTTAAAATTGCCCTTATTCGCGAAGGTAAAACCCCCCCGGACAATCGCGTTGCCTTCAGCCCTGTGCAGTGCCAATGGTTAATGAATAAATACCCGGGTTTGGAAATTATGGTTCAGCCTTCTTCCTACAGATGTTTTAAAGACGAAGAATATGAGCAGGAAGGAATAAGAATAACAGAAGATATCTCTGACGCCGGTCTATTGATGGGTATTAAAGAAGTTCCTGCCGAATTCTTAATTCCCAATAAAAAATATTGCTTCTTTTCACACACTATTAAAAAACAGCCTCACAATCGCGAATTGCTCAAAGAGGTAATTAGAAAAAAAATACAGCTTATCGATTATGAATGTCTTACCTGGGAAAACAATGAGCGCATATTAGGCTTCGGTCATTTTGCCGGAGTGGTGGGAACTCATAACGCTTTTCTCACCTATGGAAAACGTTATAATCGCTTTAATTTAAAACCTGCCCACCTATGCGAAAGCTATAATGAATTGCTGGAACAGTATAAAAATGTAATGCTTCCTTCTATGAAGATTGCGGTTGCCGGTACAGGCCGTGTTGCAAAGGGAGTTTATGAGCTGCTGGAAAAATTAAACCTCAGGATGACTAGTGTCCAAAACTATCTAACTCAGGAATTTAATGAGCCCGTATACGTAGTTTTAAACTCTTCACAACTCTATGAAAGTAAAAATGGAAAACCCTTTAATAAAAATGAATTCCATCACCAACCTGAAAACTATGTATCCGCTTTTTTTCCTTTTTCAAAAGTGACCAACCTGTTTATAAATGCCATTTACTGGAACCCGAATGCTCCTGTCTTTTTTTCTAAAGCAGAAATGCGTCATCCTGATTTCAGAGTAAAAATAATAGCTGATATTACTTGTGATATCAATGGATCTGTTCCTGCTACCATTCGTGACTGCACGATTGAAAACCCGGTCTTTGGATATAATCCTTATTCCGAAAGAGAAGATGTTCCGCACCAGCCACAGGTAATTGATATAATGGCTGTAAGCAATTTGCCTAATGAATTACCGCGTGAATCCTCCGTTGAATTTGGTGATAAGCTTATTGAATATCTATTCGATGATCTGTTATTAAAAGAAAGTGAGATTATAGATCGGGCCACCATAGCGCGGAATGGTGCTTTAGCTGATAAATTCAGCTATCTGAGTGATTATATCAGTTAAGAATTCTCTTTCGAATCAGGAGCTGTTTTGTCTTTACTTTCCACTCATAATATGCCAAAAATAAAAATATGCTTTAGTGGAATGTTCTGTTTATCAATTGTTTTTTAGGGATGGAACGGAGTTTGTATTAATGGAAGCAAATAATTTTATTATGAAATCAGTGAGAATTTTTTTAATGATAATAGGTTTATCCGCAGGAGCAACCTTTATCAGTGAAAAGTCTTCAGCACAAGTAGCTGTTAGCTTCCAGGTTTTCTATGATCAGTTAAGTCCCTATGGCCAGTGGATCCAGAACCCTAACTACGGATATGTGTGGGTGCCGGGTGTTGGTTCCGGATTTACTCCATACTCTACCGATGGACATTGGGTGTTTACTAATTATGGATGGACATGGGTATCTGATTATCCGTGGGGCTGGGCGCCTTTTCACTACGGCAGATGGTATGCTGATCCTGTTTATGGATGGTTATGGGTAC contains the following coding sequences:
- a CDS encoding glycosyltransferase family 39 protein, with the translated sequence MKLILKSKHVLMFCIAAYAVSNFYQQAICGRVMQTITWDKFGYYLYLPAFFYDDPARINHLDYLEKTYNTGGNYQAMKAPNGNYIMKYSCGQAIMYLPAFTCAHIAAIFLSYPVDGLSPPYQIAIDIESVLAGILGLVLLRKILRRFYPDTIVAITLIVVALASNYYQYVCFDSAFQHIYLFALYAIIILLTIEWHKQPSYSKSIFLGLCCGLAVLTRPTEIVCVLIPVLYTIHSSKSTSHRFSVLMANWKMVFLFFVTAFLVGSVQLIYWKKYAGSWLYFSYGEGQTFSWLHPHVLSVLFSYKVGWFIYTPVMIFAVIGFITLYKNHLNLFWWVLIFMVAYFYPVAAWDNWTYGGSFSMRAMIESYPMLSFSIASLIEFVFEINILLFFTSFFLAGCIWLNGMFSYQFYLSDKGFFGGETTSFRYYWRIFGKTTMNRNDKKLMDTDEEMPEKYESELKEIYFNDLENENLRTDTVKAFSGKHSIMLTETNQSSPDIMVPISSAQHAWYRVKAKVYAEEMEWNTWMQAQMIVSLKNNDKEVKSKMIRVYRIIDPGKWEDVFIDIDGSIPKPYNFLQVTFWNANSGKTIYIDDLSVSEYNNEK
- a CDS encoding alanine dehydrogenase, whose protein sequence is MSEFKIALIREGKTPPDNRVAFSPVQCQWLMNKYPGLEIMVQPSSYRCFKDEEYEQEGIRITEDISDAGLLMGIKEVPAEFLIPNKKYCFFSHTIKKQPHNRELLKEVIRKKIQLIDYECLTWENNERILGFGHFAGVVGTHNAFLTYGKRYNRFNLKPAHLCESYNELLEQYKNVMLPSMKIAVAGTGRVAKGVYELLEKLNLRMTSVQNYLTQEFNEPVYVVLNSSQLYESKNGKPFNKNEFHHQPENYVSAFFPFSKVTNLFINAIYWNPNAPVFFSKAEMRHPDFRVKIIADITCDINGSVPATIRDCTIENPVFGYNPYSEREDVPHQPQVIDIMAVSNLPNELPRESSVEFGDKLIEYLFDDLLLKESEIIDRATIARNGALADKFSYLSDYIS